Below is a genomic region from Fusobacterium nucleatum.
AAGAGGCAAAAGTGTCTTTTTCACCATTTAGAGTTATTTTTCCTTTTTCTCCATTTACAAAAAATAATCTTTCAGGATGTGGACCCTGATCAAAGACCACAGACGACATAATATAATTATTTTTTCCTCTTGCTGAAGTTGTTATCCTTCCTTGATTATATACACCTACATTATACCCTATTCTATTAATAGCATGTACCAATCCTACCATTACTAATCTATTTCCATCTATATTTATTTTTGTTTTTTCTGATATATTTATTGTTGTATCAGCATAAGCATAACTTAAATCTGCATAAAATAAAAATCTACGAAAATGATACTGTTGAGGAAAACGAGGATCAGGCTCATCTTCTACAAATTCTTGCCCTCTATAATTTATTGTAACATCCTTTATATCCATTCTTTGTCCACTTGTTGTTCTCATAGCTGCATAGGCTGCATATCTTCTTGGATAACGAGTAGTTCCCCAATTTTTACCATAGTCTTTCCCTTGTTCTCTACTTATATTACCTGTATAAGTATATGCTAATTCATGCTTTGAACCTCCCAAATGTGTCTTATCTACAACACCTTTAAAAGTTACTCCTTCTGTCCACATATCATAAGTATCACCTTTGGAATGGACATTTATAGTTCCTCCAATTGCACTTGTTTGAGTCATAGCTGCTATATCTCTATAACCTGCAGCCTTTCTGTACTCAGAAGATATTATTACTTGATTTGTATAATCTGGATTATTTGGTTTTTGGCTATTTAATATAAAGGCTTCATTTGCAGTTCCACCTCTAAGATTTGTTATTTTATCTACTTGAATTTGTGCTATATCTACTGTTCCTATAATAGGACTAGGTGTACTAAAATTTTTAACTGATGGTATACTTGGTGTTGTAACTTGTGGTGCTACAACTACTGCTGGATTTTTACTTACTGTCCTTGGTTTTCTTGGACTAAGTGGACTTTCTGGAGTTCTTGGATTAATGCTTGCCACAAATTCTATTGGGACTGGATAATCATATTCTGGTTTTGTATTTGCTAGTCCATATTGTGAATTTCCTCTTGAAGCCACATCTCCTAAATTTCCATATATTGATTTTAAAAATTGTGAACGAGGGCTATTTGGAGAAACATATCTTAACATTTCTCTTTCTCCTGTTTCTCTTGCAAAAATTCCTTCAAATGGATATTTTTCTGCCTTATTTCCTTTTCCTGTATAAGCACTCTTTTGATTATTAAGTATGTATCCTATTGTAAATTGCCATGAACTCCATGGTGATTTTACCACTTGATCCCCTTGTTCTGTCAACTGAATAAGTTCTAATTTATAGTTACCTATTTCTTTATTATTTTCTATTTTTGCTGCTTTTATTTTTGAACGCATGTTTTCCAATGAGTTTCTCAATGAGTTTTTTGATTGATTTATTTCTTCTTTTGTAGGAATTGAATTTTCTAAAGCTTCATTAGTTATTTCTTGAGAAAATGCACCCCCCCCATCATCAAAAATAGGATAGCTAATCCTAATGAATATTTTATATTTTTACATCTTTTTGCTATTGAACGGAGACTTCGTTCAACTTTGTACAAATTATTATTCATTTTCTTTCTCCCTTATATTATTTTTTCTCTTCTTCCTTTTTTACATCTATTACCCTACTATCTTCCGAATTTGTTTCACCTTTTGAACCTCTTTTTACTAACTTAAACTCAACTCTTCTGTTTTTTGCTCTTCCTTCTGTTGTGCTATTGTCTGCTACTGGTTCTTCTTCTCCTCTTGGTACTATCGCAACTATTCTGCTAGAATCTAACCCTAATTCTATTAATTTTGCTTTTACTGCTTCTGCTCTTCTCTTTGATAGTCCCATATTATATTGATTGCTTGCTATATAATCTGTATGTCCTTCTATTGTTACTTCATAATCATTCTTTGTAATAAATTCCTTTAAATTTGTTAGCATTTCATCATACTGTGGTTTTACATATGATTTATCAAAATCAAAATTCAATGCTCTGTCATCTAAGACTATTGTCATTTCTTCTGGGGCTTCTTCTGGTAATGCCTCCATCTTATTAATTTCTAATGCATTTATTCTTATGGAATTTGCTCTCATTCTTTTTGTAGTAAATGTAGATGAGTATGATACTGATGAGATTATTACTAAAAACATAAGTATAAGTTTTAAAGTCTTTTTTATCATAATTCACCTCCCCCTATCTTAATATGATTATATTTATATTAAATTACATATGTAATTTATTATATACATAATTTGTTTTATTTTCAAATATTTTTTTTTAATGATATTTCGATTTACTATTTTATATCAAATTATTTGTTTTGTCTGTAACATATGTTACAAAAAAAAAGAATTTTTTTAAGTTTTTTATTCTCAAAAAAATTCTCTTAATTATGTTATTTGTAAGTCTAAGCTTTTTCATCAATATTAACAGTTGATAGCTAATTATTTATTTAAAAATTTTAATATTTCATCCACTGTTTCTTGTTTTTCTAAAATACTTGTATGTGTAGTATTTTCTATTGTTTTTAAAGGAAAACCTTCTAATTTTGCTGTAGCCAATGGTACCATTCCATCATCTTCATCTTTTATAAGGATAGAATATAAAAAGTTATTAGACTTATCTCCTATTAGAACATAACATGGATAAGTTGGATTACCTAATTGATTTACAAAACTATTCCCATCTGTTTTCATATCTGCAACAGCAGGTCCTATAAAATACCACAGTAAATCTGCAATAGGATTATCAGCTAACTGGCTTCCATGCGATGGTGGAGAGATTAAAACAACCTTTCCTAAACTATCTAATTTATGTTCCTTTAAATAGTATCTAATCAAACATGAACCCATAGAATGAACAACAAAATGTATCTTTAATTCAGGAAGATTTTTAGCTTTTCTTTCTAAATTAATTTCATTTAACTTTTTTACTTGCTCATCAATAATTGGAACTATATATTTGTCAGTCATTTCTGCAATCTTATCATCAACTGTTGGATATTGTATATTAACAACAGAATAACCATCTTCAGCTAATTTTTCATCTATAAATCTTAACTGTTTCTCATAACCATAGATACCATTGAAAGTTATAACTATATCCTTTTCTATTTTATCTTCATTATAGTATTTTACTTGATATTTATGAGTTAATAGAAAAATTTTTACTAACCATAGTATTAAAATAGACAATAATATAATAAAAAATAAAATTTTAAAAAATTTCTTCATAATTTTCCCCGAAATTATTTTGTTCCAAATATTCTATCTCCGCAATCTCCAAGTCCTGGATAAATATATCCATTTTCATTTAAACCTTGGTCTATTTTAGCTGTATAAATAGGTACATCTGGATGTTTATTTAATAGTTTAGCTATTCCATCTGGAGCTGCAACTAAACACATAAATATTATATCTGTTACACCTTGTTCTTTTAAATAGTCAATAGCATAAACTGCTGAACCACCTGTTGCTAACATAGGATCAACTAATATAACCTTTCTTGATGCTATATCAGTTGGTAATTTACAATAGTAGTATACTGGGTCAAGAGTTTCTTCATTTCTATAAACTCCTATATGTCCAACTTTTGCAGTAGGAATTAAATCAAGTATTCCATCAACCATTCCAAGCCCTGCTCTAAGTATTGGAACTAATGCAACCTTATCTTGTAACGTGTAAGCTTGTGTTTTCATCAATGGAGTTGTTACTTCTGTTACCTCTAATTTTAATTTTTTTGTTGCCTCATAAGTCATAAGTTTAGCTATTTCATTTAGATTTTCTCTAAATGATTTCGTGTCTGTGTCCACACTTCTAAGAATAGTCATCTTATGCTCAATAAGTGGGTGATTAATTTCAATTACTGACATATACATTCCTCCTTTTTTCATAAAAAAACAGGATAAGAAACCCTGTTTTTAAATTGATTATTTTTTACCCAAGTTGAATTTCTTATTAAATTTGTCAACTCTTCCTGCAGTATCAACAAATCTTTGTTCTCCAGTATAGAATGGGTGTGATTTTGAGCTAACAGCTACTTTTATTACTGGATATTCTTTTCCTTCAAAAGTTGTTGTTTCTTTTGGTATTTTTGTAGATCTAGTTAAAAATTGGTTACCAGCCATATCTTCAAAAACAACAAGATCGAATTCAGGATGTATTCCTTTTTTCATTTTTTCACCTTCCTAAAATTTTCTGATATCAAGGATAATTTTAACATATTTGTATTAATAATGCAAGTTAAAATTAAATAAAAAATGAGAGAATTAAATAAAAATCTCCCATAATATTAAATCTATTTTGATAATCTTTTTATAGCAATTTCTTTTGCTTTCATATATTGTTCAGCAGTTATATATTTTTTCATTTGAATTTGGCTTCTTAATCTTTCTTTCATTATAGTTGCTTCTATTTCGCCTATTTTATCAAACATCTCATCTATTTGTTTTAAATATTTTTCTGGATTATCTAAAATATATTTATTAATTTGTAACTCTAATTGTTTCCTTTCTAAAAGTCTTAATTCATAATTACTAGCTACCTGTTTCACTAGCTCTTTAGCCTTTTTTATATTTTCAGCTTTTACTCCAGCTGCTCTTAAATCAGCGTCATCTACTATTCCTAACCCATTTTCTTCAGAAGCAAATGTAAATAATGAAACTAAACAAAATAAAACACAAAAAAATCTTTTCATATACACCAATCCCTCACTTAAATTTGAGTATTATAGATAAATAATTCATCTGGGTTTAATTGAGTTGTCTTTGTCCCAATAACACTAGAATCATCATAAATACTTGACATTAATGCTTCACGAGCTTCACCAGAAGCAACAACACCACTTCCATTATTTGCCATCTCAGGATTAGGTACTGATTTTACAAGAGAATTATATGTTGACATAGTAACTATTCCAACAAAAAATAAACCTATTGAGAATATAGACATTCTCTTGTTTCTTCTTTTTTCTTCTTCTAATAAAGCTTTATATATGTTTGCTCTAACTTTTTCTTTAGGTGACATATTAATTTCCTCCCATATCTTTAAGTGCTTTATAATATACAGATTTCACAGTTGATAAGTTCATATTCTTCATCTCTGCAATTTCTTTTAATTTATATCCATAAATATCTTTAAGAATAACAATCTCTTTTTCTTTCTCAGAAATTAATTTTAATTTCTCTTCAAGAATTACCTTGGTATCAAAATTAACATCTTCTGGTAAAGATAAAACATCATCATTTATTTCAAATTCTAACTTTCTCTTCTTGAAAAAATCATATGTTTTATTAATTGCAATTCTATATATCCAAGTATATATATTACTTTCTTCTCTAAATTTACTTAAATTTTTATATACACTTATAAAAGTCTCTTGGCAAATATCCTCAGCATCATCATCATTTTTGACAACACTTAAAACTTTATAGTAGACTCTATCAAAATATTCTTCATAAATGTTATCAAAATCCATACTTTCACTCCAATATACTAATATACAGATTAGACATTAATACTATAAAAAAAGTTTAATCTTTTTTATTTTCTAAATCTTCACTTATCATTTTTTTTAATTCCTCCAATAAATTACTTTCAGAAACCTTTTTTATTATTTCACCTTTTTTAAATAATATTCCTATTCCTCTACCTGCTGCAATACCATAATCAGCTTCTCTTGCTTCTCCTGGCCCATTTACTACACAACCCATAACAGCTATTTTAAATTTATTTTTTTCAGTTTCAAATTCTTCTTCAACTTGTTTTGCTAATCCTATTAAATCTATTTCTGTTCTCCCACAAGTAGGGCAAGATATTATCTCAACACCTTCATTAGATAAATCTAAAACTTTTAAAATTTCTTTTGCTACTTTTATTTCTTCCACAGGATTTTCAGTTAAAGAAACTCTTAAAGTATCCCCAATTCCATCTACTAATAAAGCTCCTATACCTATTGCAGATTTCACTGTTCCTTGGAATTTTGTCCCTGCCTCAGTAACTCCTAAATGTAATGGATAATCAACAAGTGAATTAATCTTTCTATATGCTTCTACCATCATTTTTACATTACTTGATTTTAATGATACTATTATATCAAAAAAATTAAATTTTTCAAGTAATCTAATATGGTACATAGCACTTTCAACCAAAGCATCTACACAAGGTTTTTCATATTTTTCTAAAATTTCTTTTTCTATTGAACCAGAATTAACTCCAATTCTAATAGGAATATTTTTTTCCTTTGCAGCTTCAACAACTTTTTTTACATTTTCATCTGAACCAATATTCCCTGGATTAATTCTTAATTTATCAATACCATTTTCAATAGCCAAAAGTGCCAATCTATAATCAAAATGTATATCTGCCACCAAAGGAAGACTCACTTTCTTTTTAATTTCTTTTATTGCTTCTGCTGCTTTTATGTTATTTATTGTCATTCTAACAAGTTGGCAGCCTGCTTTTTCTAATTCATTTATTTGTTTTACTGTTGCCTCTACATCAGCTGAGTTTGTATTAGTCATAGATTGAATAATTATTGGATTATTTCCACCTATTTTCAAATTTGCAACTTTTACAACTCTTGTATTTCTTTCCATTTCATCTCCTTAACATATAAATAAAAAGGACAATGTCCTTTTTATTTATTGTAAATACTTCATAGGATTTTTTGGAACTCCATTGTGTCTGATTTCAAAGTGTAAATGTGCTCCTGTTGTACGACCTGAATTTCCTGTCTTTCCTATTAGGTCTCCCTTATTTACATGTTCCCCAACATTGGTTGAAATTACACTTAAATGGGCATATCTAGTTTCATATCCATTATCATGTTTAATTATTATTATTTTTCCATACCCACTCATATTTCCAGCAAAAGTGACAACTCCTGCCTTAGAAGCTCTAAGTGGAACATATTTAGCAACCAAGTCAACACCTGTATGTAGGATATATCTTTTTAAAACTGGATGATATCTGTTTCCAAATGGGCTAGTTATTCCTGCATATCTGACAGGAAAAGCAAATCCTTCTCCTGAGTATGAACCTGGTGCTCCTCCATCATCTCCTCCACCTGTATCTGGTGGTGGAGCAGAGCCTCCTCCTTTTTTGCCTTTACCTTTTTGAGCTTTTTCCTTCTTCTGTTCTTCTTTTGCTTGTTGGGAAGCTATAAGCCTTTGTTCAACTTCTTTATACTTCTTTAATGTTACACCCTTTAAGAATAAAGTTGTTCCTGCTTTTAATTTTTTAGGATTAATATTATTATAGTCAACAATATCTACAACTTTTACTCCATATTTTTTAGCGACTTTTGCAAGCATTTCATTTTTTTGAAGTTTATAATAAAGTCCATCTATTGATGGGAAAGTTAAAACTTCTCCAACTTTTAATTTATTATCCATAGCAGTTTGGTTATTAATCATAATTGTTTCTGGTTTAACACCAAATTTCTTTGCTACAGACTGTACAGTATCTTTCTTCTGTACCTTATATGTTATTTTTTCTGCTCTTTTTTGTTGAACAGGTGGTTTTTCCTCTTTCTTTTCTACTACTTCTTCTTTTACAAAATTATATTCTTTTTCAAAAGTAGTAAAGTTACTTGTAGTTAATTCCAATCCCCCATTTTCGGCCTCATCTACTTGGAAATAATCAGTAAATAATGCATTATCAAACACTTCTTTACTGGAAATCATATATAGTCTAAAAGAGAACACAACAATAGCTAGAATCAATGTATAGCCCATTGTTTTCCTAACGATTTTTTTCATAAATTTACCCCATTTTCAGAAATTAATTATTTATACAGAACCTTTGGTAACTGTGCTAATAATTCATCATTGCTTCTAGTTGTTTTTATTGCCTTTATTAATGCTGAGGTAGCATTAACTTTATTATCATAATCATTTAGTAATCTTCTTAGATTCCAAATATCATCTATTTGATTTTTATTAAGAAGCAATTCTTCTTTTCTTGTTCCTGATTTAGTTATATCAATAGCTGGAAAAATCCTAAATTCAGCTAATTGCCTATCCAAATAAATATCACAATTTCCTGTTGATTTGAATTCTTCATAGATAACTTCATCCATTTTACTTCCTGTATCTACAAGAATTGTTGCAATAATAGTTAAACTTCCCCCATCTTTTATATTTCTTGCTGCTCCAAAAAAATTTTTTGGATAATATAGTGCTGTTGGATCTATCCCTCCTGAAAGTAATTTTCCACTTGAAGGCATCACAATATTATATGCTCTTGCAAGTCTGGTTAAAGAATCTAGTAAAATTACTACATTTTCTCCATCTTCAACTTTCATTTTAGCTTTTTCAATTATTTCTTCTGTAACTTTTATATGATTTTTTGGATCATCATCAAATGTTGATGCAAAAACCATTGCTCCTTCAACATTTTCTTTGATATCTGTAACTTCTTCTGGTCTTTCATCTATTAATAATATCCAAACTTCTGAGTCCTTTTGACCTTCTATTAAAGCATTAGCAATAGAACTTATAAAAGTTGTTTTCCCAGCCTTTGGTGGTGCAATTATTAAAGCTCTTTGTCCTTTTCCTATTGGAGATATTAAATCTAATATTCTGCCAGAAATATTATCTTGTTCTATACCAAGTTTAAATTGTTCTGTTGGATAAGTTGGGACTAACTCTTCATAAGGAATTCTACTTTCTAATGAAGCTAAGTCATTGTCATTAGCTTTTAGAACCCTTCTTATTGCATAATTTTTTTCTTCACCTATTGGTTTTCTAACTTCACCTAAGACCTGATCACCTCTTCTAAGCTTAAATCTTTTAATTTGTGAAGCTGACATATAGATATTTTTTCCCAATGTTGTTTCTTTTAAAAAACCAAAGCCTTCTGGTGCTGTATCCAAAGTACCATAAGCAAGTTCCGTATTATTCTCTTCAAGAGAATTTGATATTATTTTTTTTAATTCATCTTTCTTCTGACCTACACCTATTTCTATTTCCATAACCTTCGCTATTTCCTGTAAATCTTTTAAAAGAAGTTTATTTAAAATATCCATAGTTTCTCCTTATCATAGCTTTCTAAACTATTTCTCCGTACAATGTCCAAGTTTTATATTCATTGATTTTTACATTTACAAATTGCCCTTTTAAACTTAAATCACCTTTAAAAAGCACAATCTTATTTGTTGAAGTTCTTCCTGATAAAACTTCTTTATTTTTTTTACTAGGTCCTTCCACTAAAACTTTGACAATTCTATCTTTGTATTTACTGCTTTCATAAAAAGAGCACTTATTTTGAACTTTCATCAATCTTTGAAGTCTTTCTTTTTTTACAGATTCCTCTATTTGATTATCCATAGTTGCTGCTTTTGTTCCCTTTCTTATAGAGTACATAAACATATATGAATTATCAAAACTAACCTTTTGTACAACATCAACAGTATCTAAAAAGTCTTCTTCTGTTTCTCCTGGAAAACCAACGATAATATCTGCAGTTAAAGCTACACCAGAAATCTTTGATTTAATTTTATCAACTAAGGCTAAATATTTTTCCTTAGTATAACCTCTTCCCATCTTTTTTAATATTTGAGATGAGCCTGATTGTAAAGGTAAATGTAAACATTTTGATATTTTATCATTTTTTGCAATAACATCAATAACATCATCAGTGAAATCCCTAGGATGTGGAGATACAAACCTCACTATATAATCTCCTTCAACTTTACAAATTTCTTCTAAAAGTTTTGCAAAATTATCTCCATTTTTAAAGTCTCTTCCATATGAATTAACATTTTGCCCTAGTAAAACTATTTCCTTTGCACCTTTTTTTACATATTGTTCCACATCTTTTACTATTTCTTCAAGGGGAACAGACCTCTCTCTACCTCTAACATAGGGAACTATACAAAAAGTACAAAAATTATTACAACCATAAGTAATTGAAATAGAAGCTGTCTGATCTGAACCAAATTCAGCATCCAACCTTGGTGGTAATTCATCTTCATTATCTGTATATACTTCATGAGTACTTTCGTTATTTTCTATTCTCTCTATGGCTTGTGGTATTCTTCCTATATTCTGATTTCCCATAACTATATCTATTATTGGAAATTTTTTTACAAGTTCTTCACCTTGTTCTTGTGCAAAACAACCTGTAACCCCTATTATAGTCCCTCTTTTTTCTTTAAGTGCTTTTAATTCGCCTAATTTTCCAAATATTTGTGTTGCTGCACCTTCTCTTACTGTACATGTATTTAAAAAAACTGCATCTGCATTATCTATTTCTTCTGTAACATCATATCCTAAATTTTGAAAAATTTTTTTTATTTTCGCACTTTCATTTACATTCATTTGACATCCATAAGTGATGATTGATGCCTTTTTCACATTTTCCTCCTAATCCAAAATTATAACTTTTTATAAACAAATTTAATAAACATAGCATTATATTATAACATAATTTGCTTATAAATAAAAGTGAAAAGGTTTTTATTTATTAATTCAATATAGTATATAGACTGTTTTTTTTTATTAAAAGTTTATAATTTTTTTGAAAATATACTTGTTAACATATAATAAGTTGTGGGAACAAATATTAATGTCAACAAAGTAGAAAAACTCATTCCAAAAATAATAGAAATACCTAAACCTTGATAAACTTCACTTCCATCTCCAATTCCTAATGACAATGGAATCATTCCTACAATAGTTGTAAGACTAGTCAGTAAAATAGGACGCAGTCTAAGATTACAAGCCTTTTCTATGGCTTCTTTTTTATTTTTACTTTCTTTTTCTTCTTGTTGTATAAAATCTAATAATACAATAGCATTATTTACCACAATACCTATTAAAAGAACTATTCCAACCATAGCAACTGCATCTAAGGTATGTTGAGTTATTAAAAATCCAATAATAACTCCTACCAAAGAAAAGGGAATACTTCCCATAACCAAAAATGGAAATAAAAAACTTTCAAATTGTGAAGCTAATAAAGCATAAATTAAAAAGATTGCAATAAGAAAAGTTAGCATTAACTCTTTCATCGCTCTTTGCATTTTTTCTGCATCTCCTCCCCAACGATATTGAATAGAAGAATCTTTATTTTTTTCAGAAAATATTTTTACTAACTCCTGTTGAATTTTTTGTGTTCCTATACCTCCATCATTTACATAAATACTTACACTATAAAATCTGTTAATTTTATCAATACTAAGTTGATTTTCTACTTTTCTAATATCTGCAATTTCACTTAAATTTATAAATGAATTATCTGTAACTTTAATTTTTAAATTTTCTAATTGTTTTATAGATTTCCTATTATCTCTTGAAAGACGAACTAAAACCTCTATTTCCTCATTTCCAGATTTTATAGTGATTGTATTTGCTCTATCTCCTCCTAATAAATAATAACTAATTGTTTCCTCTATTTGTTTTATTGACATATTTAAAGACTGTATCTTATCTCTTTTAAATATAATTTCAAGTTTTTTCCCACCAGAATCCAAAGTTGAGCTGACATCAGTAACTCCTTTTATTTTTAAAACATCTTTATATATTTGTCTAGCCAATATTTGTATAGTTTCTAAATCAGTTCCTACTATTTGAAATTCTATATCTTTTTTAGGTTTTCCCTTGGCATACTCATAGAAAAATGTAGTTCGTATATCAGGTATTTTTTCAACTTCTTTACGGACTTTTTTTACAATTTCAAAAATACTTTCTTTTCTTTTTTCTTTAAAACCGACATCTACATTCACAGAAATAGTTCCATTTCTTTTTTGAATAATTGAAAAGTAACTTTTTGTATGAGATTCTTTTTTTATAATAGTTTCAATTTCATTTCTAAGCTCTTGTATTTTTTCAAAGTCACTTCCATTTTGAAATTCTGCAATAACAGAGTAGTAACCATAGTCTTGTTTTGTTAAAAAGCCAAACTTTACAAATTTTCCTCCTATTCCAAAAATTAAAAAAGCAAAAAGTAAAGAAATTAAAACAGTTTTTTTCTTATGTTTTAAAGATATACTAAGAAATTTTTGATATTTTCTTTGAATTTTAGAAAAATATTTTCCCTCTGTTTGAATTATATTTTTCTTCATAAATTTACTTGCTAACATTGGAATAAAAGTAACAGAAACTAAAAGTGCTGCTACATTTGAAAAAATAATAGCCCACACCATATCTTGAAACATTTCTTTAAATATTCCTTTTGTAAAAATAATTGGTAAAAATACAATAATTGATGTTAAAGTAGAAGCAAGTACAGAAGAAAATACCTGATTTGTTCCTATAAAAGCAGCTTCTATTGAGTTTTTTTCTTCTTGTATATGATTATAAATATTATCAATAACCACAACTGAATTATCTGTTAGCATTCCAACACCTATGGCAAGTCCCATTAAAGAAATTAGATTAAATGTAGAATGTATTCCTTTCATTAAAATAAAAGTAGTAGAAATTGCAAGAGGAAATGCAAAACTGACAATTAAAGTCATCTTTTTATTTTTAAAAAATATCCATAAAAATAAACTTGCTAAAATTAATCCCTGTAATGCACTTTTTCCAACAGTATTAATAGACTTTTTTATACTTTCAGAAGAATCAAATATTTTAAAGTAAGTAATATTAGAGGGCATAGTTTCTTCCATACTTTTAATGGCTTTCATAATTTTTTCATTTATTTCTATGGTACTGCCATCAGAAGACTTTGAAATAGCGATTGTAGTGGCAGGTTTTCCTCTATTAAATCCTAGATTAAGTGGATCTTCTTCTGTTAATACAACATT
It encodes:
- the miaB gene encoding tRNA (N6-isopentenyl adenosine(37)-C2)-methylthiotransferase MiaB, translating into MKKASIITYGCQMNVNESAKIKKIFQNLGYDVTEEIDNADAVFLNTCTVREGAATQIFGKLGELKALKEKRGTIIGVTGCFAQEQGEELVKKFPIIDIVMGNQNIGRIPQAIERIENNESTHEVYTDNEDELPPRLDAEFGSDQTASISITYGCNNFCTFCIVPYVRGRERSVPLEEIVKDVEQYVKKGAKEIVLLGQNVNSYGRDFKNGDNFAKLLEEICKVEGDYIVRFVSPHPRDFTDDVIDVIAKNDKISKCLHLPLQSGSSQILKKMGRGYTKEKYLALVDKIKSKISGVALTADIIVGFPGETEEDFLDTVDVVQKVSFDNSYMFMYSIRKGTKAATMDNQIEESVKKERLQRLMKVQNKCSFYESSKYKDRIVKVLVEGPSKKNKEVLSGRTSTNKIVLFKGDLSLKGQFVNVKINEYKTWTLYGEIV
- a CDS encoding type B 50S ribosomal protein L31; this translates as MKKGIHPEFDLVVFEDMAGNQFLTRSTKIPKETTTFEGKEYPVIKVAVSSKSHPFYTGEQRFVDTAGRVDKFNKKFNLGKK
- a CDS encoding RNA polymerase sigma factor, yielding MDFDNIYEEYFDRVYYKVLSVVKNDDDAEDICQETFISVYKNLSKFREESNIYTWIYRIAINKTYDFFKKRKLEFEINDDVLSLPEDVNFDTKVILEEKLKLISEKEKEIVILKDIYGYKLKEIAEMKNMNLSTVKSVYYKALKDMGGN
- a CDS encoding alpha/beta fold hydrolase, which encodes MKKFFKILFFIILLSILILWLVKIFLLTHKYQVKYYNEDKIEKDIVITFNGIYGYEKQLRFIDEKLAEDGYSVVNIQYPTVDDKIAEMTDKYIVPIIDEQVKKLNEINLERKAKNLPELKIHFVVHSMGSCLIRYYLKEHKLDSLGKVVLISPPSHGSQLADNPIADLLWYFIGPAVADMKTDGNSFVNQLGNPTYPCYVLIGDKSNNFLYSILIKDEDDGMVPLATAKLEGFPLKTIENTTHTSILEKQETVDEILKFLNK
- a CDS encoding OmpA family protein, with translation MFLVIISSVSYSSTFTTKRMRANSIRINALEINKMEALPEEAPEEMTIVLDDRALNFDFDKSYVKPQYDEMLTNLKEFITKNDYEVTIEGHTDYIASNQYNMGLSKRRAEAVKAKLIELGLDSSRIVAIVPRGEEEPVADNSTTEGRAKNRRVEFKLVKRGSKGETNSEDSRVIDVKKEEEKK
- the rho gene encoding transcription termination factor Rho; amino-acid sequence: MDILNKLLLKDLQEIAKVMEIEIGVGQKKDELKKIISNSLEENNTELAYGTLDTAPEGFGFLKETTLGKNIYMSASQIKRFKLRRGDQVLGEVRKPIGEEKNYAIRRVLKANDNDLASLESRIPYEELVPTYPTEQFKLGIEQDNISGRILDLISPIGKGQRALIIAPPKAGKTTFISSIANALIEGQKDSEVWILLIDERPEEVTDIKENVEGAMVFASTFDDDPKNHIKVTEEIIEKAKMKVEDGENVVILLDSLTRLARAYNIVMPSSGKLLSGGIDPTALYYPKNFFGAARNIKDGGSLTIIATILVDTGSKMDEVIYEEFKSTGNCDIYLDRQLAEFRIFPAIDITKSGTRKEELLLNKNQIDDIWNLRRLLNDYDNKVNATSALIKAIKTTRSNDELLAQLPKVLYK
- the ispG gene encoding flavodoxin-dependent (E)-4-hydroxy-3-methylbut-2-enyl-diphosphate synthase, producing the protein MERNTRVVKVANLKIGGNNPIIIQSMTNTNSADVEATVKQINELEKAGCQLVRMTINNIKAAEAIKEIKKKVSLPLVADIHFDYRLALLAIENGIDKLRINPGNIGSDENVKKVVEAAKEKNIPIRIGVNSGSIEKEILEKYEKPCVDALVESAMYHIRLLEKFNFFDIIVSLKSSNVKMMVEAYRKINSLVDYPLHLGVTEAGTKFQGTVKSAIGIGALLVDGIGDTLRVSLTENPVEEIKVAKEILKVLDLSNEGVEIISCPTCGRTEIDLIGLAKQVEEEFETEKNKFKIAVMGCVVNGPGEAREADYGIAAGRGIGILFKKGEIIKKVSESNLLEELKKMISEDLENKKD
- a CDS encoding peptidoglycan DD-metalloendopeptidase family protein, whose protein sequence is MKKIVRKTMGYTLILAIVVFSFRLYMISSKEVFDNALFTDYFQVDEAENGGLELTTSNFTTFEKEYNFVKEEVVEKKEEKPPVQQKRAEKITYKVQKKDTVQSVAKKFGVKPETIMINNQTAMDNKLKVGEVLTFPSIDGLYYKLQKNEMLAKVAKKYGVKVVDIVDYNNINPKKLKAGTTLFLKGVTLKKYKEVEQRLIASQQAKEEQKKEKAQKGKGKKGGGSAPPPDTGGGDDGGAPGSYSGEGFAFPVRYAGITSPFGNRYHPVLKRYILHTGVDLVAKYVPLRASKAGVVTFAGNMSGYGKIIIIKHDNGYETRYAHLSVISTNVGEHVNKGDLIGKTGNSGRTTGAHLHFEIRHNGVPKNPMKYLQ
- the upp gene encoding uracil phosphoribosyltransferase, encoding MSVIEINHPLIEHKMTILRSVDTDTKSFRENLNEIAKLMTYEATKKLKLEVTEVTTPLMKTQAYTLQDKVALVPILRAGLGMVDGILDLIPTAKVGHIGVYRNEETLDPVYYYCKLPTDIASRKVILVDPMLATGGSAVYAIDYLKEQGVTDIIFMCLVAAPDGIAKLLNKHPDVPIYTAKIDQGLNENGYIYPGLGDCGDRIFGTK